One Alkalicoccus halolimnae DNA segment encodes these proteins:
- a CDS encoding DUF779 domain-containing protein — MTERATATEAALDLIEKLKKRHGPLMFHQSGGCCDGSSPMCYPDGELRIGEQDFYLGEIGDTPFYMSKDQYEYWKHTQLIIDVVDGRGGMFSLEGPEGKRFLTRSRVFSEAERKELQL, encoded by the coding sequence ATGACAGAACGAGCTACAGCTACTGAAGCAGCGCTCGATCTGATTGAGAAGTTGAAAAAACGCCATGGACCACTCATGTTTCATCAATCAGGAGGCTGCTGTGACGGCAGTTCTCCTATGTGTTACCCCGATGGAGAACTTCGCATCGGAGAACAGGATTTTTATTTGGGTGAGATCGGAGACACTCCTTTTTATATGTCGAAGGATCAGTACGAGTACTGGAAACATACGCAGCTGATTATCGATGTAGTCGATGGACGTGGCGGCATGTTTTCGCTTGAAGGTCCGGAAGGGAAACGCTTTTTAACCCGTTCGCGCGTTTTTTCTGAAGCAGAGCGAAAGGAACTGCAGCTGTAA
- a CDS encoding SRPBCC family protein codes for MEWKEKTLVPTHIEVVWNIFQDQYITKLMPKVVEHKLIEGKADTIGARHRQTSRDGKKTETHIVETTQYIDEPSRKEKELHFLLDNAFEVKLRFILVKINENETELIYEGYQKPVNLKGKLKQKLSTTRARKHGIQKFVQHIMREAGA; via the coding sequence ATGGAGTGGAAGGAAAAAACGCTTGTCCCGACCCATATTGAAGTAGTGTGGAATATATTTCAGGATCAGTATATAACGAAATTAATGCCCAAGGTCGTTGAACACAAACTAATTGAGGGGAAAGCGGATACGATCGGGGCGAGGCATCGTCAAACATCCCGGGACGGAAAAAAAACAGAAACGCACATTGTGGAAACGACTCAGTATATAGACGAGCCCTCCCGAAAAGAAAAAGAACTGCATTTTCTTCTAGATAATGCTTTTGAAGTAAAACTGCGTTTTATCCTCGTTAAAATTAATGAAAATGAAACGGAACTGATTTATGAGGGCTATCAAAAACCAGTTAATTTAAAAGGAAAGCTTAAACAGAAGCTTTCGACGACCCGCGCCCGGAAGCACGGGATCCAGAAATTTGTTCAGCATATTATGAGGGAAGCAGGGGCATAA
- the mscL gene encoding large conductance mechanosensitive channel protein MscL produces MIKELKAFAVKGNVVDLAIAVVFAAAFGQVISAFVNHIMTPLLGIIIGGVDIESAAVIIGEAEVRYGMFLQSLIDFGIITLSLFIFVKAYQALKRKETSEPDEQTVLLREIRNSLKK; encoded by the coding sequence ATGATTAAGGAACTGAAGGCGTTTGCGGTAAAAGGAAATGTTGTCGACTTAGCCATTGCAGTCGTTTTTGCGGCAGCTTTTGGCCAGGTTATCTCTGCCTTTGTAAACCATATAATGACTCCGCTGCTCGGTATCATTATTGGCGGGGTCGATATTGAAAGTGCTGCCGTCATTATTGGAGAAGCGGAAGTACGTTACGGAATGTTTTTACAGTCGTTGATCGATTTCGGCATTATTACCTTGTCTCTTTTCATTTTTGTGAAAGCTTACCAGGCGCTTAAACGTAAAGAAACTTCAGAGCCGGATGAACAAACGGTTCTCCTTCGGGAAATTAGAAACTCCCTGAAAAAATAG
- a CDS encoding DsrE/DsrF/DrsH-like family protein: MTKTAIIASNGSLFDAYKVFNIATAAAASDHEVQIFFTFEGLNLIHKEAHKQLAVPEGKEHFQAGFKKANVPEIPELIEMAQEMGVKFIGCQMTMDVMGLAKEDFVEGIEVGGAVTYLSFAEDADVSITF; this comes from the coding sequence ATGACAAAAACAGCGATTATTGCAAGTAATGGTAGTCTTTTTGATGCCTACAAAGTATTTAATATTGCTACAGCAGCAGCGGCTTCCGATCACGAAGTACAGATCTTCTTTACTTTTGAAGGATTGAATCTGATTCATAAAGAAGCCCATAAACAGCTTGCTGTGCCCGAAGGAAAAGAGCATTTCCAGGCAGGATTCAAAAAAGCAAATGTCCCGGAAATCCCGGAATTAATTGAAATGGCGCAGGAGATGGGTGTGAAGTTTATCGGTTGTCAGATGACGATGGACGTCATGGGACTTGCTAAGGAAGATTTTGTTGAGGGGATAGAAGTCGGCGGAGCGGTAACATATTTGTCTTTCGCAGAAGACGCAGACGTCTCCATCACTTTCTAA
- a CDS encoding rhodanese-like domain-containing protein: MEILISVIIAAVILISWNKFSSRGINSISTEELKGKLEERRSQYVDVRTPAEFKNNHIRPFKNLPLHQLGSKSEKLSKEEEVILICQSGMRSSRGAKMLKKKGFTKVTNVKGGMNAWK, translated from the coding sequence ATGGAAATATTAATCAGTGTCATTATTGCAGCAGTTATTCTTATTTCTTGGAATAAGTTTTCTTCCAGAGGTATTAACAGTATCTCCACGGAAGAACTGAAAGGAAAACTTGAAGAGCGTCGTAGTCAATACGTCGATGTACGCACGCCCGCAGAGTTCAAAAACAATCACATACGTCCGTTTAAAAATCTTCCGCTTCATCAGCTCGGAAGCAAATCAGAGAAGTTATCTAAAGAAGAAGAGGTAATTTTGATCTGTCAGAGCGGTATGAGAAGCAGTCGTGGAGCAAAAATGCTCAAGAAAAAGGGATTTACTAAGGTTACTAATGTCAAAGGCGGAATGAACGCCTGGAAATAA
- a CDS encoding M20/M25/M40 family metallo-hydrolase encodes MLWNTSEAMEELLCEMVGWESRTFSQGEKDFPVKLQEKLKTLPYFKHHKDHVVMHDADKGRRSLTALYRHPDREVTKTIVLLSHFDTVQTEEYGHLEPLAFDPKALTLKLHEEPETLPEAARVDLESDEYLFGRGTMDMKMGLVLHLHTIEQAIEEEWKLNLLIVTVPDEEVDSIGMRTVVPELLRLKQQYDLDFSLFLNSEPSFTQHPGDNTHYIYSGSMGKIMPAALFFGKETHVGEPLSGITATYMSSFVSQEMEWNPAFREKDLGETTPLPVSLQLRDLKLKYSTQTPYRAASLYNVFTMKKDAASIMDTFTEVVEKAMERCNNDYRKLCEREDVRGVGDTKVIRYEDLYKYVQEKFSDSMMEEAVRTILEVETWDDREQSIRLAGEWMLLCPELAPAVIVFYAPPYYPPVNSSHEEGVKEGVEGIEKVASAAGFHVEHIHYFNGICDLSYVNYQKPEAELDAYRSNTPLWGKGYSIPFEEMRQLQAPVLNVGPFGKDPHQRTERLHKKNAFVHTPEMLHELLRIWQQNGKVEV; translated from the coding sequence ATGCTATGGAACACATCAGAAGCAATGGAGGAATTATTATGTGAAATGGTCGGGTGGGAAAGCCGGACTTTTTCCCAGGGAGAAAAGGACTTTCCGGTCAAGCTTCAGGAAAAGCTGAAGACACTGCCCTATTTTAAGCACCATAAAGATCATGTGGTAATGCATGATGCGGACAAAGGGAGAAGATCGCTTACCGCGCTTTATCGTCATCCGGATCGGGAAGTGACAAAAACCATTGTGCTGCTCAGCCATTTTGACACGGTGCAGACAGAGGAATACGGCCATCTTGAACCGCTGGCGTTTGATCCAAAAGCGCTGACGCTGAAGCTTCACGAAGAGCCGGAAACCCTTCCGGAAGCAGCGCGTGTTGATCTTGAGTCGGACGAGTATTTATTCGGAAGAGGAACAATGGACATGAAAATGGGGCTGGTTCTTCATTTACATACGATCGAGCAGGCAATAGAGGAAGAGTGGAAACTGAACCTGCTTATTGTTACTGTGCCCGATGAGGAAGTCGATTCTATCGGTATGAGAACTGTCGTACCGGAGCTGCTCAGATTGAAACAGCAGTACGATCTCGATTTTTCTCTTTTTCTCAACAGTGAACCGTCCTTCACCCAGCATCCGGGAGATAATACGCACTACATTTACTCCGGCTCCATGGGAAAAATCATGCCTGCTGCCTTATTTTTTGGTAAAGAAACGCATGTCGGTGAACCACTGAGCGGAATTACAGCAACTTATATGTCTTCCTTTGTGTCGCAGGAAATGGAATGGAATCCAGCGTTCAGGGAAAAGGATCTGGGAGAAACGACGCCGCTGCCTGTTTCGCTGCAGCTCCGGGATCTGAAACTGAAATATTCAACACAGACCCCCTACCGGGCTGCGTCACTTTATAATGTTTTTACAATGAAGAAAGATGCGGCGTCCATTATGGACACGTTTACAGAAGTGGTAGAAAAAGCGATGGAGCGGTGCAATAATGATTACCGTAAGCTTTGTGAACGGGAAGATGTCAGAGGCGTCGGCGATACAAAAGTCATCCGCTATGAAGACCTTTACAAGTATGTTCAGGAGAAGTTCAGCGATTCGATGATGGAAGAAGCGGTCAGAACCATTCTTGAAGTGGAGACCTGGGACGATCGGGAGCAGTCCATCCGGCTGGCCGGGGAGTGGATGCTTCTCTGTCCTGAGCTTGCGCCTGCGGTTATCGTCTTTTATGCTCCACCATATTACCCTCCAGTGAATTCTTCCCACGAAGAGGGCGTGAAAGAAGGCGTAGAAGGTATAGAGAAAGTGGCATCTGCCGCAGGGTTTCACGTGGAACATATTCATTACTTCAACGGTATATGTGATTTGAGCTACGTGAATTATCAAAAGCCGGAAGCAGAATTGGATGCGTACCGAAGCAATACCCCTCTTTGGGGAAAAGGATATTCTATTCCTTTTGAAGAAATGCGTCAGCTGCAGGCACCTGTGCTGAACGTAGGGCCTTTCGGAAAAGACCCTCATCAGCGGACAGAAAGGCTTCATAAAAAAAATGCCTTCGTGCACACTCCGGAAATGCTCCACGAGCTGCTGCGAATCTGGCAGCAGAATGGAAAGGTTGAAGTATAA
- a CDS encoding GNAT family N-acetyltransferase, which translates to MGNFLIRPARPADAEAVREISWITCEEGFGLATPSEFSRTIDMERNAIQKAGSSPAWSRFLTAESEGKIVGFLHFIRRTEDKYRHHGSFGMSILPEYRSHGIGACLLRELIGWAEQQPGLEKITLEVLAGNKSAIHLYEKFMFQEEGRLQNHVYFKKSFDDLLLMALFVSYTNLENPKSPAD; encoded by the coding sequence ATGGGAAACTTTTTAATAAGGCCGGCTCGCCCAGCAGATGCAGAAGCTGTCCGGGAAATTTCATGGATTACGTGCGAAGAGGGGTTTGGACTCGCCACCCCTTCAGAATTTTCCCGAACGATAGACATGGAAAGAAATGCTATTCAAAAAGCAGGAAGCTCCCCGGCCTGGTCACGCTTTTTAACAGCAGAATCCGAAGGGAAGATCGTTGGATTTCTGCATTTCATAAGGCGCACTGAAGATAAATACCGCCATCACGGCAGCTTTGGCATGAGTATCCTGCCAGAATACCGTTCTCACGGTATAGGGGCATGTCTGCTCCGGGAACTCATCGGATGGGCTGAACAGCAGCCGGGTCTGGAAAAAATCACACTCGAGGTGCTTGCCGGAAACAAGTCCGCGATTCATCTCTATGAAAAATTCATGTTTCAGGAGGAAGGCCGTCTGCAAAATCACGTTTACTTTAAAAAAAGTTTTGATGATCTGCTCCTTATGGCTTTATTTGTTTCCTATACGAATTTAGAAAATCCAAAATCCCCCGCTGATTAA
- a CDS encoding YvrJ family protein — MMPYEWTLLLENVALPGVVTMYLLIRHEQKMDRLARKIDALKKGK, encoded by the coding sequence ATGATGCCTTATGAATGGACTTTGCTGCTTGAAAACGTTGCTTTACCGGGAGTTGTGACGATGTATCTGCTGATCAGGCATGAACAGAAAATGGACAGGTTAGCGAGAAAGATTGACGCTTTGAAAAAAGGAAAATAA
- a CDS encoding sigma-70 family RNA polymerase sigma factor, translated as MIDKKHLSLHEKKQLEAFEQAHPLLFQNPLIRSFFKNKEHVYLLIQYVTHSTEQSMQALDEAFRDYYTGVKLVHYLSQTLHWKAVHYDKRLRKEAERFPLTEEEALMTREQPYTKAELPWLEELKTPLTEKLGDEQILRAFSQLTQRQKQVLQLVYGEGHTLTETGCLLGITQQGASKIHYAALCRLRKILIEEKEESR; from the coding sequence ATGATTGATAAAAAGCACCTTTCTCTTCATGAAAAAAAGCAGCTCGAAGCTTTTGAACAGGCCCATCCGCTCCTGTTCCAAAATCCGCTGATCCGCTCTTTTTTTAAAAACAAGGAACATGTTTATTTATTAATTCAATACGTTACACATTCGACCGAACAATCAATGCAGGCTCTGGACGAAGCCTTTCGTGATTATTATACCGGTGTCAAACTCGTTCATTATCTTTCCCAGACGCTTCACTGGAAGGCCGTGCATTACGATAAGCGGCTCCGGAAAGAAGCGGAGCGGTTTCCGCTGACAGAGGAGGAAGCACTGATGACGAGAGAACAGCCGTATACGAAGGCAGAACTTCCGTGGCTGGAAGAACTCAAAACTCCTCTGACTGAAAAGCTTGGAGATGAACAGATCCTGCGGGCTTTCAGTCAGTTGACACAGCGTCAGAAGCAGGTTCTCCAGCTTGTCTATGGAGAAGGACACACCCTCACCGAGACAGGCTGTCTGCTCGGCATTACACAACAGGGGGCTTCCAAAATTCATTATGCCGCTCTCTGTCGTTTAAGAAAAATATTGATTGAAGAAAAGGAGGAATCTAGATGA
- a CDS encoding helix-turn-helix domain-containing protein, with protein MKEWKSLVEQAKMGDEESKMHIINMLEPKINKSLLQTKPQERADLKQELVVKTLSVIQSFDTRSVPGFWRFMYEIENNAPRPKAAGR; from the coding sequence ATGAAGGAGTGGAAATCGCTCGTGGAACAGGCAAAAATGGGGGACGAAGAGAGTAAAATGCATATCATTAATATGCTCGAACCTAAAATAAATAAATCCCTTCTGCAGACGAAGCCGCAGGAAAGAGCCGATTTAAAGCAGGAACTGGTCGTCAAAACCCTGTCGGTGATCCAATCGTTTGATACTCGTTCGGTACCTGGTTTTTGGCGTTTTATGTACGAAATAGAGAACAATGCTCCCAGACCGAAAGCTGCGGGTAGGTAA
- a CDS encoding ectoine synthase, producing the protein MKVVRLEDVIDSDQHIKEDNWESRRLLLKKDGMGYSVHDTVIKAGTETHIWYQNHLEAVYCIEGEGEVETVADGKVWPIKANEIYALDKHDEHLLRAFSDMRMVCVFDPPITGQETHNEDGVYELVDEE; encoded by the coding sequence ATGAAAGTAGTACGACTCGAAGACGTTATTGATTCCGACCAGCATATTAAAGAAGATAACTGGGAAAGCCGCCGTCTGCTTCTTAAAAAAGACGGAATGGGCTACTCGGTGCATGATACAGTGATTAAAGCAGGAACAGAAACTCACATCTGGTATCAGAATCACCTGGAAGCTGTTTATTGCATCGAAGGGGAAGGCGAAGTAGAGACGGTTGCTGACGGCAAAGTATGGCCGATTAAAGCAAATGAAATCTACGCCCTTGATAAGCACGACGAGCACCTTCTGCGTGCGTTCTCCGATATGCGCATGGTATGCGTATTCGATCCGCCGATTACGGGTCAGGAAACGCATAATGAAGATGGCGTTTATGAGCTTGTGGACGAAGAGTAA
- the ectB gene encoding diaminobutyrate--2-oxoglutarate transaminase: MNKKLQIIEDHESSVRSYVRSFPAVFTKARGYRIWDEDGNEYIDFFAGAGALNYGHNEPAMKKKLVDYILDDGITHSLDKATDAKVEFIDKFNEVIMKPRNMDYKIMFPGPTGTNTVESALKIARKMTGRTDIVSFTNGFHGMTIGSLAVTGNSMKRKGAGIPLSHTVTMPYDNFVNDEKDTLDYFERFLEDNGSGVAIPAAVIFETVQGEGGINAASIEWMQRLERICREWGIMLIVDDVQAGVGRTGTFFSFEPAGIKPDVVCLSKSIGGYGLPLAITLIKPEFDKWKPGEHNGTFRGNNMAFVTATESLTYWEDPEFEKSVQAKAATVTDFLTNMIEKYPEMQGRLKGRGLMQGIASDVEGFSEKVAEHAFERYMIMETAGGHDEVFKLFPPINIDEEGLQAGLEIIELSIQDALKSMNLKKEAVTN, translated from the coding sequence ATGAATAAGAAACTGCAAATTATTGAAGACCACGAATCCAGTGTACGAAGCTATGTACGAAGCTTTCCTGCAGTATTTACGAAAGCACGCGGCTATAGAATCTGGGACGAAGATGGAAATGAGTATATTGACTTCTTCGCCGGTGCCGGTGCATTGAATTACGGACACAACGAGCCTGCAATGAAAAAGAAGCTCGTAGACTATATTCTTGATGACGGCATTACGCATTCCCTTGATAAGGCGACAGATGCCAAAGTGGAATTTATTGATAAGTTTAATGAAGTAATTATGAAGCCCCGCAACATGGATTACAAAATCATGTTTCCGGGACCAACTGGTACAAACACAGTGGAAAGTGCGCTGAAAATTGCGCGGAAAATGACTGGACGCACTGACATTGTCAGCTTTACAAATGGTTTTCACGGGATGACAATCGGGTCCCTTGCTGTAACAGGCAATTCCATGAAGCGTAAAGGTGCAGGCATTCCACTAAGTCATACTGTAACAATGCCTTACGACAATTTCGTGAACGATGAGAAAGATACGCTGGACTACTTTGAGCGTTTTCTTGAGGACAACGGAAGCGGTGTAGCGATACCTGCGGCTGTTATCTTTGAAACGGTTCAGGGCGAAGGCGGTATTAATGCAGCAAGCATCGAATGGATGCAGCGACTGGAAAGAATCTGCCGTGAGTGGGGCATCATGCTTATCGTAGACGATGTACAGGCTGGAGTTGGCCGTACTGGCACATTCTTCTCCTTTGAGCCTGCGGGTATTAAGCCGGATGTCGTCTGTCTTTCCAAGTCAATCGGCGGATATGGACTGCCGCTTGCGATTACTCTCATTAAGCCGGAGTTTGATAAATGGAAGCCGGGCGAGCACAACGGAACGTTCCGTGGTAATAACATGGCGTTTGTGACAGCGACAGAGTCACTTACGTACTGGGAAGACCCGGAATTTGAAAAGAGCGTTCAGGCAAAAGCTGCTACAGTAACAGACTTCCTGACAAATATGATTGAAAAATATCCTGAAATGCAGGGTCGTCTGAAAGGACGAGGCCTGATGCAGGGCATCGCTTCTGACGTAGAAGGCTTCAGTGAAAAAGTAGCGGAGCATGCGTTCGAACGTTATATGATTATGGAAACAGCGGGTGGACACGATGAAGTATTCAAGCTGTTCCCACCTATCAACATTGATGAGGAAGGTCTTCAGGCCGGACTCGAGATTATTGAACTCAGTATCCAGGATGCGCTGAAATCAATGAATCTGAAGAAAGAAGCTGTAACGAACTAA
- the ectA gene encoding diaminobutyrate acetyltransferase yields the protein MSKVAAATPVLESFTLEQPSKEDGQGMWNLAKKSSLDLNSAYKYIMMAEYFSETCVVAKERGEVVGFITGFIQPEHPDVVFVWQVGVDSSQRGKGVGYKMLEELVNRDVTKDVKYLEATITKDNTASQSLFKKLSKEYETSFEVRETFPADVFPEDGDAEYTYRIGPLKK from the coding sequence ATGAGCAAAGTCGCAGCAGCTACTCCTGTTCTAGAAAGTTTCACACTGGAACAACCGTCTAAAGAAGATGGCCAGGGAATGTGGAATCTGGCAAAAAAGTCATCTTTAGATCTTAACTCTGCCTATAAGTACATTATGATGGCAGAATATTTCTCCGAGACTTGCGTTGTCGCGAAAGAACGCGGCGAAGTCGTTGGTTTCATTACAGGATTTATCCAGCCGGAACATCCGGACGTCGTTTTTGTCTGGCAGGTAGGTGTCGACAGTTCCCAGCGCGGAAAAGGTGTCGGCTATAAAATGCTTGAAGAATTGGTAAATCGTGATGTCACCAAAGACGTTAAATACTTGGAAGCGACGATTACAAAAGATAATACAGCTTCCCAGTCCCTCTTCAAAAAACTGTCAAAGGAATATGAAACTTCTTTTGAAGTACGGGAAACGTTCCCTGCGGATGTATTTCCGGAAGACGGCGATGCTGAGTACACTTACCGAATTGGACCTTTAAAGAAATAG
- a CDS encoding YqcI/YcgG family protein, whose protein sequence is MKTNYSNLLTKEGIASADTLPEWFHKEYETFHNIVTRKDFPCYFGQKGEKKGELRYGCLPGDDWSALPSIVGDFLKLFEEPNPSRHGLFVFVEPEKEEKSIEYYRRYFWELLQYLHEQDEMSWPGKEPADPEHYLWDFHFHQEPIFVFGNAPAYKQRKTRDLGNSLILGFQPRKIFKGLEGTEPGGLMSREKVRERVEAWDQLPTHPDISHYGDPEHNEWKQFFIGDDAEPIRGSCPFRVKK, encoded by the coding sequence ATGAAAACCAATTATTCGAATTTATTAACGAAGGAAGGAATTGCTTCGGCAGATACTCTTCCCGAATGGTTTCATAAAGAATACGAAACGTTTCATAATATTGTGACGCGAAAAGATTTTCCGTGCTACTTTGGACAGAAAGGAGAGAAGAAAGGAGAACTCCGGTATGGCTGTCTCCCTGGGGATGACTGGTCTGCTCTTCCCAGTATCGTCGGCGACTTCCTGAAACTCTTTGAAGAACCGAATCCTTCCCGACACGGCCTGTTTGTATTCGTAGAGCCGGAAAAGGAAGAAAAAAGCATTGAATATTACCGCCGTTATTTTTGGGAGCTGCTTCAGTACCTTCACGAACAGGATGAGATGAGCTGGCCCGGGAAGGAGCCTGCCGATCCGGAACATTATTTGTGGGATTTTCACTTTCATCAGGAACCGATATTTGTATTCGGCAACGCTCCGGCTTATAAGCAGCGGAAAACCCGTGATCTCGGCAACAGTTTAATTCTCGGTTTTCAGCCGCGCAAAATATTCAAAGGTCTCGAAGGCACAGAACCGGGAGGATTGATGTCGCGTGAAAAAGTTCGGGAGCGGGTAGAAGCATGGGATCAGCTGCCGACACATCCGGACATTAGTCATTACGGCGATCCTGAACACAACGAATGGAAGCAGTTTTTTATAGGGGATGATGCCGAGCCCATTCGGGGAAGCTGTCCTTTCCGTGTAAAAAAATAG